One Candidatus Glassbacteria bacterium DNA window includes the following coding sequences:
- a CDS encoding Gfo/Idh/MocA family oxidoreductase codes for MADNDRRSGVNRRDFLKAAATTPVLGAFGLSLYDKKQRDTLAREEILSIGKETAGTNPNVLKRNYQRKASANDTLNLAIVGCGGRGKSLLRAAGFHPPSEEGARGLDGAEDLNVRLTAVCDLHTPNIEWAVEASGGTAKVYKTYEELMADSDVDAVICATSDHVHAPVTIAAANAGKHVYCEKCMTKTIPEAYAVRDAVKKNGVVFQLGHQNRNSNRYDSAMEVIDKGMLGHVSLIQCFTNRNSRSGAWVYGIPKEHGPMSASSGARNVDWDQYVSNTVQRPYDPNRFFRWRCFWDYGTGLSGDLLTHELDVINMVMNLGIPSSATASGGVYHHKEYTTLMTAEGEPLSSDVPVPDGALPRSDVPVLCREVPDVYQVVYEWKGHDLTVVYNATLGNSWGRGQIYLGSEATMDLTNGVDVYADRRSGKYRKWLDSGKVKPDEPMISFRNVAGKGIEAITAATAQWTVAKGLLYTYRGGRLVNTTHLHIKDWIDHIRDNNHETMCDIDDGFQEAITAHMATYALLNGTRINWNAETDEVEFEHEPSIPALS; via the coding sequence ATGGCTGACAATGATAGAAGATCCGGCGTAAACAGGAGGGACTTCCTGAAAGCGGCCGCCACCACCCCAGTGCTCGGCGCTTTCGGACTCTCGCTTTACGATAAAAAACAACGCGATACACTGGCCCGGGAAGAAATCCTCTCGATCGGCAAGGAAACGGCCGGAACCAACCCGAACGTGCTCAAGCGCAATTACCAGCGCAAAGCCAGCGCCAACGATACGCTGAATCTCGCGATTGTCGGCTGCGGCGGCCGGGGCAAGAGCCTGCTGCGTGCGGCCGGGTTCCATCCGCCCAGCGAGGAAGGCGCCCGCGGGCTGGATGGCGCCGAGGACCTGAACGTCCGGCTCACCGCGGTCTGCGACCTGCACACCCCGAATATTGAATGGGCGGTCGAAGCCTCCGGCGGCACGGCGAAAGTGTACAAGACTTACGAGGAACTGATGGCCGACAGCGACGTGGACGCGGTGATCTGCGCCACCAGCGACCACGTCCACGCACCGGTGACAATCGCCGCGGCCAATGCGGGCAAGCATGTTTACTGCGAAAAGTGCATGACTAAAACGATTCCGGAAGCCTACGCGGTCCGCGATGCGGTCAAGAAAAACGGCGTCGTCTTCCAGCTGGGCCACCAGAACCGTAACAGCAACCGCTACGATTCAGCGATGGAAGTGATCGACAAGGGCATGCTGGGCCATGTCAGTCTGATCCAGTGCTTCACCAACCGCAACAGCCGCAGCGGCGCCTGGGTCTACGGCATCCCCAAGGAGCACGGACCGATGAGCGCCTCCTCCGGCGCGCGCAACGTGGATTGGGATCAATACGTATCGAACACCGTGCAGCGGCCCTACGATCCCAACCGCTTTTTCCGCTGGCGCTGTTTCTGGGACTACGGCACCGGGCTCTCCGGCGATCTGCTGACCCATGAACTCGACGTGATCAACATGGTGATGAACCTGGGGATCCCCTCCAGCGCCACCGCATCCGGCGGTGTGTACCATCACAAGGAGTACACCACGCTGATGACCGCCGAGGGCGAGCCGCTGAGCAGCGACGTGCCGGTCCCCGACGGCGCGCTACCCAGGTCCGACGTTCCCGTGCTGTGCCGTGAGGTGCCCGATGTGTACCAGGTGGTCTATGAGTGGAAGGGCCACGACCTGACAGTGGTCTACAATGCCACCCTGGGCAACAGCTGGGGCCGCGGCCAGATCTACCTGGGCAGCGAGGCGACGATGGACCTGACCAACGGCGTGGACGTCTACGCCGACCGCCGCAGCGGGAAATACCGCAAATGGCTCGACAGCGGCAAGGTAAAGCCCGATGAACCGATGATCTCTTTCCGCAATGTGGCCGGCAAGGGTATCGAGGCGATTACCGCCGCCACCGCCCAGTGGACCGTGGCCAAGGGTCTGCTCTACACCTACCGCGGCGGCAGGCTGGTCAATACCACCCACCTGCATATCAAGGACTGGATCGACCATATCCGCGATAATAATCACGAGACGATGTGCGATATCGACGACGGGTTCCAGGAGGCGATTACGGCCCACATGGCGACATATGCCCTGCTGAACGGGACACGGATCAACTGGAATGCGGAAACCGACGA
- a CDS encoding DoxX family protein, with protein MFLSFHNQTGVRSVAHESGLSETLRKYSGAQKLFLAFLRVVIGWHFLYEGYVKLSSEAWSAAGYLRAAPGPFGPIFESLAGSPSMVAVVDGVMAWGLTLTGIALILGLFTRTGLVVAGAFLLMFYLSNPPWVGVQFLPGEGSYMIVNKNLVELAAVIVLLVFPSGIVWGFDRILSRR; from the coding sequence ATTTTTCTTTCTTTCCACAATCAGACAGGGGTACGTTCAGTGGCACATGAAAGCGGGTTGAGCGAAACTCTGAGGAAATACTCAGGTGCGCAAAAATTATTCCTCGCCTTTCTCCGGGTTGTGATCGGCTGGCATTTCCTCTACGAGGGCTATGTCAAGCTGAGTTCCGAGGCCTGGTCGGCGGCGGGGTACCTCAGAGCGGCGCCCGGACCGTTCGGGCCGATCTTCGAATCGTTGGCCGGTTCGCCGTCGATGGTGGCCGTGGTGGATGGCGTGATGGCCTGGGGCCTGACATTAACCGGGATCGCTCTGATCCTGGGTCTGTTCACCAGGACCGGACTGGTTGTCGCCGGAGCGTTCCTGCTGATGTTCTACCTGTCGAATCCTCCCTGGGTGGGCGTGCAGTTCCTGCCGGGCGAGGGCAGTTACATGATAGTGAACAAGAACCTGGTCGAACTGGCGGCGGTTATTGTGCTGCTGGTTTTCCCGTCCGGCATTGTTTGGGGATTTGACCGGATCTTATCCCGGCGGTGA
- a CDS encoding MFS transporter, which translates to MTTSRSPIYLTAACCSGYLVMGLVFSLIGVGLESFAVQIGSSVARVGSLFFLFMGGATFLMLFAVGPLIDRFGQRPVLMAGGLVCALSMWLLVHAESLLSACALMFFLGAGSAGLNGGVNTLINHLHRDNPERMLNVGNLFFGVGAVLMPLTGSWLIGGAGLGALLMFAACGCLLPVVMFAAARFPDDVGVEDFRLADAGKAVSDPLVVLFCVLIFLYVGLEASMGIWSRPVVADAWGLKAPLDQLLLAGYWGSLMTGRLLAGTLFHKIPGRKLVLRCSIGAVIGLTMFAMADSLWVAAFALWFSGLCFAPVFPTSLGSAGRVFRRYTGTIFSMIIACSVLGGVSIAGLVGSFAGAGSMRAGLFVVAGCALAMLLIQVTISRRVELRLGEAAAAANANSTTHLLERYQ; encoded by the coding sequence TTGACAACCAGCCGCAGCCCCATATACCTGACAGCCGCCTGCTGTTCGGGATATCTGGTGATGGGGCTGGTTTTTTCGCTGATCGGCGTGGGTCTGGAATCGTTCGCGGTCCAGATCGGATCGAGCGTTGCCAGGGTGGGCAGCCTGTTTTTTCTGTTCATGGGCGGGGCTACTTTCCTGATGCTTTTCGCGGTCGGCCCGCTGATCGACAGGTTCGGCCAGCGTCCGGTGCTGATGGCCGGCGGGCTTGTGTGCGCTTTGAGCATGTGGCTGCTGGTGCACGCTGAATCCCTGCTGTCCGCCTGCGCGCTGATGTTTTTTCTGGGAGCCGGTTCCGCCGGACTCAACGGCGGAGTCAACACGCTGATTAACCACCTCCACCGCGACAATCCTGAGCGGATGCTCAATGTCGGCAACCTGTTTTTCGGCGTGGGCGCGGTGCTGATGCCGCTCACAGGCAGCTGGCTGATCGGCGGGGCAGGACTTGGCGCGCTGCTCATGTTCGCCGCTTGCGGCTGCCTGCTGCCGGTGGTGATGTTCGCCGCGGCGCGGTTTCCGGACGATGTCGGCGTGGAGGATTTCCGGCTGGCCGACGCCGGCAAGGCAGTCAGCGATCCGCTGGTGGTCCTGTTCTGCGTCCTGATCTTTCTCTACGTGGGCCTCGAAGCCAGTATGGGAATCTGGAGCAGGCCGGTGGTGGCGGACGCCTGGGGGCTCAAGGCCCCGCTCGACCAGTTGCTGCTGGCCGGTTACTGGGGCTCGTTGATGACCGGCCGCCTGTTGGCCGGAACGTTATTTCATAAAATTCCCGGGCGCAAGCTGGTGCTGCGCTGTTCGATCGGCGCCGTGATCGGCCTGACCATGTTCGCCATGGCCGACTCTCTGTGGGTGGCCGCGTTCGCGCTCTGGTTTTCCGGCCTGTGCTTCGCGCCGGTGTTCCCCACCAGCCTGGGCAGCGCCGGCCGGGTTTTCCGACGCTATACCGGGACTATTTTCTCGATGATTATCGCCTGCAGCGTGCTGGGGGGCGTATCGATCGCAGGGCTGGTGGGCTCGTTCGCCGGAGCGGGTTCGATGCGGGCCGGTCTCTTTGTTGTGGCGGGATGTGCCCTGGCGATGTTATTAATACAGGTAACTATCAGCCGCCGTGTCGAACTGCGGCTCGGCGAGGCTGCAGCTGCGGCCAATGCAAATTCAACCACACACTTGCTGGAAAGATACCAGTAA
- a CDS encoding sugar phosphate isomerase/epimerase has product MCPGDVINTGNYQPPCRTAARRGCSCGQCKFNHTLAGKIPVNSFSTCQPREGAMRIISRRSFIRSAMAAGGAAAISPVFSMAQQMKKYDFKISLAAWSLRPWFDKTWTNLDLPRIVREDFNLDGLEFVNSFFTLPRYNYLNDLKKRADDYGVTLVLIMCDDDGDMSHNEKSEREIAVRLHHKWIDCAWFLGCHAIRGNARTRTPGTDEERVKRCAESYHSLCEYADQAGINVTVENHGGFSSDPVHLVSLAKQVDHPRFGLLPDYGNFDKSVDRYEALEMTMPYAKAVSVKCRDFDENGHHEAWDLDRMVKITFDSGYRGFMGIEAGSRNMRHWDNVRACRDLMLKYKA; this is encoded by the coding sequence ATGTGCCCTGGCGATGTTATTAATACAGGTAACTATCAGCCGCCGTGTCGAACTGCGGCTCGGCGAGGCTGCAGCTGCGGCCAATGCAAATTCAACCACACACTTGCTGGAAAGATACCAGTAAATTCTTTTTCAACATGTCAACCGAGGGAGGGCGCCATGAGGATTATCAGCCGCAGGAGTTTTATCAGATCGGCGATGGCCGCCGGGGGTGCGGCGGCGATCAGCCCCGTGTTCTCGATGGCCCAGCAGATGAAGAAATATGATTTCAAGATTTCGCTGGCCGCCTGGTCGCTTCGGCCCTGGTTCGACAAGACCTGGACCAATCTGGACCTGCCGCGGATCGTGCGTGAGGATTTCAATCTCGACGGCCTGGAGTTCGTCAACAGCTTTTTCACCCTGCCGCGCTACAACTACCTCAACGATCTCAAGAAACGCGCCGACGACTACGGGGTCACGCTGGTGCTGATCATGTGCGATGATGACGGCGATATGTCGCACAACGAGAAGAGCGAGCGCGAGATAGCGGTCCGTCTGCACCACAAATGGATCGACTGCGCCTGGTTCCTGGGCTGCCACGCTATCCGGGGCAACGCCCGCACGCGGACGCCCGGTACCGACGAGGAACGGGTGAAGCGCTGCGCCGAGAGCTACCACTCCCTCTGCGAGTACGCAGACCAGGCGGGGATCAACGTGACCGTGGAAAACCACGGCGGGTTCAGCTCCGATCCGGTCCACCTGGTTTCGCTGGCCAAACAGGTCGACCATCCACGTTTCGGCCTCCTGCCGGACTACGGTAATTTCGACAAGAGCGTGGACAGGTACGAGGCGCTCGAGATGACCATGCCCTACGCCAAGGCGGTGAGTGTCAAATGCCGCGATTTCGACGAGAACGGCCACCACGAAGCCTGGGACCTGGACCGGATGGTCAAGATCACGTTCGACTCCGGCTACCGCGGGTTCATGGGTATCGAGGCCGGCAGCAGGAACATGCGCCACTGGGATAATGTCCGCGCCTGCCGCGATCTCATGCTCAAGTATAAAGCCTGA
- a CDS encoding tetratricopeptide repeat protein yields the protein MNTIPPQQDSAGQSISPGALAIYALFFLSGFCGLVYEIIWMRRFAVGFGNTTYAITVVLAAFMAGLAAGSKLFGRLADSPRRTNSLLTYYGWMEIAIGVYCLAFDSLLGVQRSLMLLAYGAVDPTGVLSLLIKFLISALLLIVPTLLMGGTLPVLIKALSRRLPEVGKVTGRLYFINCTGAVAGTLAAAFWMIPSLGLPFSTAVAAAINILVGLAALGMRGRLDEPVYGEALAASTSADTPPGEPLSGRVITLALAGIFVSGFTAMVYEISWTRILSMVLGSSTYSFALMLAAFITGIALGGLLISAFMDRIANPARAFAVLQGVVALSVLAMLPLYSRLPLFFLTVRELIAFSYETHEAFKFLVCLLVMIVPATAFGMGFPLVARLAADRMSEVAGKVGGVYALNTLGNIGGSVLCGLAMIPLLGIKLTIEIAVLLNLATCLSILAALGGRRRLAVVSYALSAGAVLVYFLLAPGWDRHLLTGGAFRYHSVSPGATAENFYRSAHEREFVYYREGISTTVSVERDGEALMLRVNGKVDASNEFDMSTQYLLAHLPMLLHPDPSRILVIGAGSGATCGAALSHQSLERLVCVEISPGVAEASRYFDAINHRYWEDPRVELVIDDGRNFLFRDDSPWDVITSEPSNPWIAGIGNLYTEQFYADCARRLAPGGLICQWIHLYEMDEIVLKTILTTFTRTFPHAVAFSSVENSDLLLIGSARPLETDFEAISRRMGQPEVAEDLKRIGISSLFTLLATQVFNERGMRRWSGIAPVNSDDFPIVEYSAPRGFFYASHVELPSEYRLAGADNLLARYLAGHRATADELVETARYQMVSSGMTYLVFSTLADALEREPDHREGLALKVELLTERRKYAEAVQVLERYRAVESDEKKLLEMEFPLATALAQRHSASLLDKPDFSRALEIKRRLIELEPSRGIHYYGLGETFRSARQWSSAAAAFETALENDAGTEESGLPEVPLVLHRIGECWISAGQLDRAEAVYVRLLREYPANPLWASMLQLIAYQRLLEEPGTPDPERIRQLFGN from the coding sequence ATGAATACAATCCCGCCTCAGCAGGATTCCGCCGGCCAGTCGATCAGCCCCGGCGCGCTGGCGATCTACGCCCTCTTTTTCCTGTCGGGCTTCTGCGGCCTGGTGTACGAAATTATCTGGATGCGGCGTTTCGCGGTCGGTTTCGGCAATACGACCTATGCGATCACGGTCGTGCTGGCGGCGTTCATGGCCGGTCTGGCCGCCGGCAGCAAGCTGTTCGGCCGGCTGGCCGACAGCCCCCGGCGGACGAATTCCCTGCTGACATATTACGGCTGGATGGAAATCGCGATCGGTGTCTACTGCCTGGCCTTCGACAGCCTGCTGGGAGTCCAGCGCTCGCTGATGCTCCTTGCCTACGGGGCTGTCGACCCGACCGGCGTGCTGAGCCTGCTGATCAAGTTCCTCATCTCCGCCCTGCTGCTGATCGTGCCCACGCTGCTGATGGGCGGCACGCTGCCGGTGCTGATCAAAGCGCTCAGCCGCCGTCTGCCGGAGGTGGGCAAGGTTACCGGGCGGCTGTATTTTATCAACTGCACCGGCGCGGTTGCCGGTACGCTGGCCGCCGCGTTCTGGATGATTCCATCCCTGGGACTGCCGTTCTCCACCGCCGTCGCCGCCGCGATCAATATCCTGGTGGGCCTGGCGGCCCTGGGAATGCGCGGCCGCCTGGACGAACCGGTCTACGGCGAGGCGCTGGCTGCATCCACCAGTGCAGACACACCGCCAGGCGAGCCGCTCTCCGGCCGCGTTATTACGCTGGCGCTGGCCGGGATATTCGTCAGCGGGTTCACGGCGATGGTTTACGAGATCAGCTGGACCCGGATCCTGTCGATGGTGCTGGGCAGCAGCACCTATTCGTTCGCGCTGATGCTGGCGGCGTTTATTACCGGTATCGCTCTGGGCGGGCTGCTGATCAGCGCGTTCATGGACCGGATAGCCAACCCGGCGCGCGCGTTCGCCGTGCTGCAGGGAGTTGTCGCGCTGTCGGTACTGGCGATGCTGCCGCTGTACAGCCGTCTGCCCCTGTTCTTCCTCACAGTGCGCGAGCTGATCGCTTTCAGCTACGAAACCCACGAAGCGTTCAAATTCCTGGTCTGCCTGCTGGTGATGATCGTGCCGGCGACCGCGTTCGGGATGGGCTTTCCGCTGGTGGCCAGGCTGGCCGCCGACAGGATGAGCGAGGTGGCGGGCAAGGTGGGCGGTGTGTACGCGCTGAACACGCTGGGTAATATCGGCGGCAGCGTGCTCTGCGGCCTGGCGATGATCCCGCTGCTGGGGATCAAGCTCACGATCGAAATTGCCGTGCTGCTGAATCTGGCCACCTGCCTGTCGATCCTGGCTGCGCTGGGCGGCAGGCGGCGACTGGCGGTGGTTTCGTATGCACTCAGCGCCGGAGCGGTGCTGGTCTATTTTCTGCTGGCTCCCGGCTGGGACCGTCACCTGCTCACCGGCGGAGCGTTCCGCTATCACTCGGTAAGCCCGGGCGCCACCGCCGAGAATTTCTACCGCAGCGCCCACGAGCGCGAGTTTGTCTACTACCGCGAGGGGATCAGCACCACGGTCAGCGTGGAGCGGGACGGCGAGGCGCTGATGCTGCGGGTCAACGGCAAGGTGGACGCCTCCAACGAATTCGACATGAGCACCCAGTACCTGCTGGCCCACCTGCCGATGCTGCTCCACCCCGATCCGTCGCGCATCCTCGTAATCGGCGCGGGCAGCGGCGCCACCTGCGGAGCGGCGTTGTCTCATCAGAGTCTCGAAAGGCTCGTGTGTGTCGAGATCAGCCCCGGAGTGGCCGAGGCCAGCCGTTATTTCGATGCTATCAACCACCGCTACTGGGAAGACCCGCGGGTGGAGCTAGTGATTGACGACGGCCGTAATTTCCTGTTCCGCGACGACAGCCCCTGGGACGTGATCACCAGCGAGCCGTCCAACCCCTGGATCGCCGGGATCGGCAACCTCTACACCGAGCAGTTCTACGCCGACTGCGCGCGCCGCCTGGCTCCGGGCGGACTGATCTGCCAGTGGATCCATCTCTACGAGATGGACGAGATCGTGCTTAAAACGATCCTGACCACGTTCACCCGCACGTTCCCCCACGCGGTGGCGTTCAGTTCGGTGGAAAACAGCGACCTGCTGCTGATCGGCTCGGCCCGGCCCCTGGAGACGGATTTCGAGGCGATCAGCCGCAGGATGGGCCAGCCGGAAGTGGCCGAAGACCTGAAGCGCATCGGGATCAGCAGCCTGTTCACCCTGCTTGCCACCCAGGTGTTCAACGAGCGCGGAATGCGCCGCTGGTCGGGGATTGCTCCGGTGAACTCCGATGACTTCCCGATAGTCGAATACAGCGCGCCTCGGGGTTTTTTCTACGCCAGTCACGTGGAGCTGCCAAGCGAGTACCGCCTGGCGGGAGCCGATAATCTGCTGGCGCGCTACCTGGCGGGACACCGGGCCACGGCCGACGAGCTGGTGGAAACCGCCCGCTACCAGATGGTGTCCTCCGGGATGACCTACCTGGTGTTCTCCACCCTGGCCGATGCGCTGGAGCGAGAGCCGGACCATCGCGAAGGACTGGCGCTGAAAGTGGAGCTGCTGACCGAGCGCAGGAAGTACGCCGAGGCTGTCCAGGTGCTGGAGCGCTACCGCGCGGTTGAGAGCGACGAGAAAAAGCTGCTGGAAATGGAGTTCCCGCTGGCGACCGCCCTGGCCCAGCGTCACAGCGCCTCTCTGCTGGACAAGCCCGATTTCTCCCGGGCGCTCGAGATCAAGCGCAGGCTGATCGAACTGGAGCCCTCGCGCGGTATTCATTATTACGGGCTTGGGGAGACTTTCAGGAGCGCCCGCCAGTGGAGCAGCGCGGCCGCGGCGTTCGAGACGGCCCTGGAGAATGACGCCGGAACCGAAGAGAGCGGACTGCCCGAGGTGCCGCTGGTGCTGCACCGGATCGGCGAGTGCTGGATCTCGGCCGGGCAGTTGGATCGGGCCGAAGCCGTATATGTCCGTCTGCTGCGGGAATATCCCGCTAATCCGCTTTGGGCCTCCATGCTGCAGCTTATCGCCTATCAGCGGCTGTTGGAGGAACCCGGGACCCCCGACCCCGAAAGGATCAGGCAGTTGTTCGGCAACTGA
- a CDS encoding prepilin-type N-terminal cleavage/methylation domain-containing protein: protein MRGLRNAKGFTLIELLIVVVIIGILATVLISRFAGAKDSAYIAHANTMAEAVKTAAIAYSVSRIDGAAATTIADLQKIDSDIAADVNDMLLTIAGTVLTIDHQAITESRKASVTLVTGIVTTASMVE from the coding sequence ATGAGAGGGCTACGCAACGCCAAGGGTTTCACCCTTATCGAGCTGTTGATTGTCGTGGTCATTATCGGTATCCTGGCCACAGTGTTGATCAGCCGGTTCGCCGGCGCCAAGGATTCAGCCTACATCGCCCACGCCAACACGATGGCTGAAGCTGTCAAAACCGCCGCGATAGCCTACAGCGTGTCGCGTATCGACGGCGCCGCGGCGACCACGATCGCCGACCTGCAGAAGATCGACTCCGATATCGCCGCCGACGTCAACGACATGTTACTGACCATCGCCGGTACGGTCCTGACGATCGATCACCAGGCGATCACCGAAAGCAGAAAAGCATCGGTGACCCTGGTAACGGGAATAGTCACTACGGCCTCGATGGTCGAATAG
- a CDS encoding prepilin-type N-terminal cleavage/methylation domain-containing protein: MLPSARSTRGITLIELMIVMTMLAIVITVGAPSFGGFIKEGRLKSGMRAVAVSIQTARLKAINSNRRAYLDFAPGSLTPADSFYTIWLDVDGDLSYDDGEADSSGLAMPETKSGISGFRLPRGVNFGISGVATGPDGMAIAADGVNFGGNDDVSFNGRGEASSAGVVYITGENGSIYSVTVTSLGAVRTWRWEDNQWK; this comes from the coding sequence ATGCTCCCGTCAGCACGATCAACACGGGGTATTACCCTGATCGAACTGATGATCGTCATGACCATGCTGGCGATCGTCATTACCGTGGGTGCGCCGAGTTTCGGCGGTTTCATCAAGGAAGGGCGGCTCAAGTCCGGCATGCGGGCGGTTGCTGTCTCGATCCAGACCGCCCGCCTCAAGGCAATCAATTCCAACCGCCGGGCCTATCTCGATTTCGCCCCCGGTTCGCTTACTCCCGCCGACAGTTTCTACACGATCTGGCTGGATGTCGACGGCGACCTGAGCTACGATGACGGCGAGGCCGACAGCAGCGGCCTGGCAATGCCGGAGACTAAAAGCGGAATCAGCGGGTTCAGGCTTCCCCGGGGAGTCAATTTCGGAATCAGCGGAGTTGCTACCGGGCCCGACGGGATGGCGATAGCCGCGGACGGAGTCAATTTCGGCGGCAACGACGATGTCAGTTTCAACGGTCGCGGCGAGGCCTCCTCGGCCGGAGTAGTCTATATCACCGGCGAGAACGGCAGTATCTATTCCGTGACGGTTACCTCGCTGGGAGCGGTGCGCACCTGGCGCTGGGAGGACAACCAGTGGAAATAA
- a CDS encoding prepilin-type N-terminal cleavage/methylation domain-containing protein, protein MALGGQPVEIKSILNDRRGFSLVEITLAMVIGSIGLLALAGILAYTMKSNRMATDISIATSLCRQKIERIKLTEYNYVVDETETGLDASGASIEGEEGKYIRVTEVVADEAAINTKTITVTVYYGGNTENEAKRAQIKTIIYP, encoded by the coding sequence CTGGCGCTGGGAGGACAACCAGTGGAAATAAAAAGTATCCTTAACGACCGCCGGGGGTTCTCCCTCGTGGAGATAACGCTCGCGATGGTAATCGGCTCAATCGGCCTGCTGGCCCTGGCCGGCATCCTGGCCTACACCATGAAGAGCAACCGCATGGCCACCGACATCTCGATCGCCACCTCGCTGTGCCGTCAGAAAATAGAACGGATCAAGCTCACCGAGTACAACTACGTTGTCGATGAGACTGAGACAGGGCTCGACGCCAGCGGCGCCAGTATCGAAGGCGAGGAAGGCAAGTATATCCGGGTCACCGAGGTGGTAGCCGACGAAGCCGCGATCAACACTAAAACCATCACGGTCACTGTCTATTACGGCGGAAACACCGAAAATGAAGCCAAACGGGCTCAGATCAAAACGATTATTTATCCCTGA
- a CDS encoding SoxR reducing system RseC family protein: protein MKPTSTATICSRGKVIGSEGGMAQVEVSRSAMCDGCHQEGACHVTLLESGQNTIALVRNPLDAKPGDRVEIAVDEEVVIRGSVVLYILPLAFMLGAILLALGLKERLGLGLGDDTLALLSALGGLALSLPVIRLWSGRSKYLTANIPVITEILPDNE from the coding sequence ATGAAGCCGACGAGCACAGCGACGATCTGCAGCCGGGGGAAAGTGATCGGCAGTGAAGGCGGGATGGCCCAGGTCGAGGTCTCGCGCAGCGCCATGTGCGATGGCTGCCATCAGGAGGGGGCCTGCCATGTCACCCTGCTCGAATCCGGCCAGAACACGATTGCCCTGGTCAGAAACCCCCTGGACGCAAAGCCCGGCGACCGGGTGGAGATCGCGGTTGACGAGGAGGTGGTGATCCGCGGCAGTGTCGTGCTCTACATCTTACCGCTGGCATTCATGCTGGGCGCTATATTGCTCGCGCTGGGGCTTAAGGAGCGGCTTGGCCTTGGTCTGGGTGACGATACGCTGGCGCTGCTCTCGGCGCTGGGCGGGCTGGCGCTGTCCCTGCCCGTGATCCGCCTCTGGAGCGGCCGTTCTAAATACCTGACGGCCAATATTCCGGTGATCACCGAAATTTTGCCGGATAATGAATGA